In a single window of the Gossypium hirsutum isolate 1008001.06 chromosome D02, Gossypium_hirsutum_v2.1, whole genome shotgun sequence genome:
- the LOC107952654 gene encoding cytochrome P450 CYP749A22 encodes MLKSEELAKGIQDCVMKIVKQREDKFVNGEADSFGNDFLGLLVNAYHDSDENNRLSMEDLVDECKTFYFAGQETVNSLLAWIVLLLPTHGDWQDKARREVIDIFGNRNPDSKGISKLKTITMIIYETLRLYGPSNGLQRRVTRKVQLGKLVLPANIDILVQNIALHHEPHQWGDDLHLFKPERFEEGIAKATNYNAAAFFTFGLGPRSCIGMSFAITETKVAISMILQRYTITLSPTYVHSPMPILAIRPQHGIQVILESLHNNA; translated from the exons ATGCTGAAGTCAGAAGAACTTGCAAAAGGAATTCAAGATTGTGTGATGAAAATTGTTAAGCAAAGAGAAGACAAATTTGTGAATGGAGAAGCTGACAGCTTTGGCAATGATTTTTTAGGATTACTTGTAAATGCATATCATGATTCGGATGAAAATAACAGGCTTTCAATGGAAGACTTGGTAGATGAGTGCAAAACATTCTACTTTGCCGGACAAGAAACTGTTAATTCCTTACTTGCTTGGATAGTCTTGCTTTTACCAACTCACGGAGATTGGCAGGATAAAGCTAGAAGAGAGGTGATTGACATATTCGGTAACCGAAATCCAGATTCCAAAGGCATTTCTAAACTCAAAACT ATTACTATGATTATTTATGAAACACTAAGATTGTATGGTCCATCAAATGGCTTGCAAAGAAGAGTTACAAGAAAAGTTCAGTTGGGAAAGCTAGTCTTGCCTGCTAATATAGATATTCTGGTTCAAAATATTGCACTTCACCATGAGCCTCACCAGTGGGGAGACGATTTACATCTTTTTAAACCAGAGAGATTTGAAGAAGGGATTGCCAAAGCTACCAACTACAATGCAGCTGCATTTTTTACCTTCGGATTGGGACCTCGATCTTGTATTGGTATGTCCTTTGCAATCACGGAAACTAAGGTTGCAATCTCCATGATTCTACAACGCTACACCATTACCCTCTCCCCTACCTATGTCCACTCACCAATGCCTATTCTCGCCATTCGACCACAACATGGAATTCAAGTAATACTTGAGTCACTGCATAACAATGCTTAA